A region from the Mycolicibacterium phlei genome encodes:
- a CDS encoding ADP-ribosylglycohydrolase family protein — translation MGSFDDRVEGVLLGTAAGDALGAPYEFQPPRGPELDVAMVGGGLWGPGEWTDDTAMAVAIAEVAATGADLRDEPAQDAIVRRWLEWSHNAKDVGIQTRSVLRSASRGQEITARRARRASEELHRQTGRTAGNGSLMRTAPVALAYLNDEHALVEAARAISELTHYDEDAGDACVLWSCAIRHAVRTGELDVRVGLPHLAADRRDLWSQRLAAAEAATPASFPNNGWVVAALQAAWSAVSTTPVPVDDPDAGVFRADHLRLALDAAVRCGRDTDTVAAIAGGLLGAAYGASAVPAEWRRLLHGWPGTTGRDLVALGSAIKRGGKPDLFDFSYPGSDVDLCARHPHDEGVVLGGIGVLRRLPPDVDAVVSLCRVADDDVRRDIPHIEVRLIDRAEPDENPHLDFVLLDTVRLIEQLRSEGRTVLVHCVAAYSRTPTVGALYGARARGIDIDQALRDVVAALPGAHPNRAFREALRRIA, via the coding sequence ATGGGTTCATTCGATGACCGCGTTGAAGGTGTACTGCTGGGAACGGCCGCAGGGGATGCGCTGGGTGCGCCGTACGAGTTCCAGCCGCCGCGGGGACCAGAGCTCGACGTGGCGATGGTCGGCGGCGGGCTGTGGGGTCCCGGCGAGTGGACCGATGACACGGCGATGGCCGTCGCGATCGCCGAGGTCGCGGCGACGGGCGCGGATCTGCGCGACGAGCCGGCGCAGGACGCGATCGTGAGGCGCTGGCTGGAGTGGTCGCATAACGCCAAAGATGTTGGTATCCAGACGCGATCGGTTCTGCGGTCGGCGTCACGCGGGCAGGAGATCACGGCGAGGCGCGCTCGACGCGCCTCCGAGGAGCTGCATCGTCAGACCGGTCGCACGGCGGGCAACGGGTCGTTGATGCGCACGGCTCCGGTGGCGCTGGCCTATCTCAATGACGAGCACGCCCTGGTCGAGGCCGCGCGCGCGATCAGCGAGCTGACCCACTACGACGAGGACGCCGGTGACGCCTGCGTGTTGTGGAGCTGCGCAATTCGGCACGCCGTGCGCACCGGTGAGCTCGACGTGCGCGTGGGACTGCCGCACCTGGCCGCGGATCGGCGTGACCTGTGGTCGCAGCGCCTGGCCGCCGCGGAGGCAGCGACACCCGCGTCGTTCCCGAACAACGGCTGGGTGGTGGCGGCGCTGCAGGCGGCGTGGTCGGCGGTCTCGACGACGCCGGTACCGGTCGACGATCCCGACGCCGGGGTGTTCCGCGCGGACCACCTGCGGCTGGCGCTGGATGCCGCGGTGCGGTGCGGACGCGACACGGACACGGTCGCGGCGATCGCCGGTGGCCTGCTGGGCGCGGCCTACGGGGCGTCGGCGGTGCCGGCCGAGTGGCGGCGGCTGCTGCACGGTTGGCCGGGGACCACGGGGCGCGATCTGGTGGCGTTGGGGTCGGCGATCAAGCGCGGCGGGAAGCCCGATCTGTTCGACTTCTCCTATCCGGGTTCGGATGTCGACCTCTGCGCGCGCCACCCGCACGACGAGGGTGTGGTGCTCGGCGGGATCGGGGTGCTGCGCAGGCTGCCGCCCGACGTCGACGCGGTGGTGTCGCTGTGCCGGGTGGCCGACGACGACGTGCGTCGCGACATCCCCCACATCGAGGTGCGGCTGATCGACCGGGCGGAACCTGACGAGAATCCGCACCTGGACTTCGTGCTGCTGGACACGGTGCGGCTGATCGAGCAGCTGCGCAGTGAGGGGCGCACGGTGCTGGTGCACTGTGTGGCCGCGTACAGCAGGACACCGACGGTTGGAGCGCTGTACGGGGCGCGGGCCCGCGGCATCGACATCGATCAGGCGTTGCGCGACGTGGTGGCGGCGCTGCCGGGCGCGCACCCGAACCGGGCATTCCGAGAGGCGCTGCGGCGCATTGCAT
- a CDS encoding NUDIX hydrolase: MNEYRDSSGRKLTDYPRPSVAVDTAVLTLEPELGLAVLEVRRLKTAGWALPGTFLHPGETLAQAVDRSLREKANVRGLSPRQLRVFDDPARDDRGWVLSVAHVQVVRLDRLADRFAETTRLMPVDAPGRLPYDHADIIELAVSDVRAHYREKPDPDRLLGEEFTLRDLRLVHETVAGEPLQRDTFRRAMEPYLVPTGLRSARGRGRPAELFRRRE, encoded by the coding sequence ATGAACGAGTACCGGGACTCCAGCGGGCGGAAGTTGACCGACTATCCGCGGCCGTCGGTCGCCGTCGACACCGCAGTCCTCACGCTCGAGCCGGAACTCGGTCTGGCCGTGCTGGAGGTACGTCGGCTGAAGACTGCCGGGTGGGCGCTGCCCGGCACCTTCCTGCATCCGGGGGAGACCCTCGCCCAGGCGGTCGACCGGTCACTGCGCGAGAAGGCCAACGTGCGCGGCCTGTCGCCGCGTCAGCTCCGGGTGTTCGACGACCCGGCGCGCGACGATCGCGGGTGGGTGCTGTCGGTGGCGCACGTACAGGTGGTCCGGCTGGACCGGCTTGCCGACCGTTTCGCCGAGACCACCAGGCTCATGCCGGTGGACGCACCCGGACGGCTGCCCTACGACCACGCCGACATCATCGAGTTGGCCGTCAGCGACGTGCGGGCGCACTATCGCGAAAAACCGGACCCGGACAGGCTTCTGGGTGAGGAGTTCACCCTGCGCGACCTCCGTCTGGTCCATGAGACGGTCGCCGGTGAGCCGTTGCAGCGCGACACGTTCCGACGGGCGATGGAGCCGTATCTCGTGCCGACCGGGTTGAGAAGCGCACGGGGGAGGGGACGTCCGGCGGAGCTTTTCAGACGGCGAGAGTGA